From a single Nematostella vectensis chromosome 3, jaNemVect1.1, whole genome shotgun sequence genomic region:
- the LOC125561386 gene encoding fucolectin-6-like codes for MSQMLFANQDRDGVVHQVFYKELVARYVRIHPTTFQGKACMRGELYGVKTITENIALGKPTNQSSTAWDGVQSRAVDGNRNSAWVGGSCTHTDNEAAPWWQVDLETTKSIAEVLIVARGDSSVHRLWSNTFELLIGAFH; via the exons ATGTCCCAGATGTTATTTGCCAACCAAGATCGGGATGGAGTCGTCCATCAGGTGTTTTACAAAGAGCTGGTCGCCCGATATGTGCGTATTCATCCGACAACATTCCAAGGCAAAGCGTGCATGAGAGGAGAGCTGTACGGAGTCAAGACCATTACAG aaaatatcgcattgggCAAGCCAACAAATCAGTCAAGTACGGCATGGGATGGCGTCCAATCACGTGCTGTGGATGGCAACCGTAACTCTGCTTGGGTAGGGGGATCATGTACACATACAGATAATGAAGCTGCGCCCTGGTGGCAAGTGGACCTCGAAACAACCAAGTCCATCGCTGAAGTACTCATAGTCGCCAGAGGTGACTCGTCAGTTCATCGCCTTTGGAGCAACACTTTCGAGCTTCTTATCGGTGCGTTCCACTAA